CCAAACACTCTTGCATGCTCGCGTCAGGTTTGTCCGACGTGAGTAACGTTTATTTCATCTCGGAGTAATCTATGCAAAGACACGAATTTTAAGaaataagtatattatttattttatatcatatttattttatttttaataataaaactaacttaaaatataaaaaattataagaaggGATTGAGCCTCTTTCTTATGAGTTTTGAGTAAATTTGGATGGGTTTGGAATAAAAGACAATTACAAAAACACTCAACTTTAGACAAACTTAATAGTGACCAATTTCAACCAtctttacaaattaaaaaaaaaaaatctaaaaacgcCGTTACTATTACTAGGTAATCCATTTCCCCATAATGATGAATGGCTATGTTGTGTTGCTTCAAATTGTGAAAACTTTTATAggtcttaatatattttttatttgattgttttcattttcttataataAATGAGTAAAATTAGAAAGTAGCATAACAAAAtgttatgaattatttaaattacgaaaatcaatttttagcctaattttaaaattataatttggttAATAATCGAATGGGTGGAGATAGCCGAAActctatgtttattttgttagatATGAACCCTAAAGACTAATTCTAATTTCATAAAGGGattcgatcttgtaattctttaaatattacttaaatgataagtttatatttttatttaaattataatatgatttaaattaaaaatatatatctattagtATAATAATGAGTGAATATCATTTTTAAGTGTTAAAAATACGAATTTTGGATAAttcacaatttgttatactataaatatattactgACCATAGAATTTCTAACTTAGATAATAGTAACAGTATATCATATTCTTCcttattcagtatgagatactgaaagataaggttggtggtTTTTGTGTCATTCTGTATGATATATGAAAGAAAGATGAGTGAGTGTTCATTATAGAAACGAGTTcactaaataaaattattaatattgaatcacatgtattttatttatgggTCAATAATTCAATGTTAGTTACAGATGTGCAATTAGTCCTTAGATTTGAGATAATTTGAATACttatgtattggtggattagaatataaatgatattatatggttgttctaatcacgaacgatcatacgtatctatgtgtcTTCTTCAATGATGCGTGAAGTATATATGCATCAGATATGAAATTTATTAACTTGAGATATATGATAAgaatatcctatgcgatccaacAATCATTTGATGATAAATCATTGACCAAGATAGTATGACGATGAAGTGTTCCATAAGGTTATGTCACATTAATGaagattgattttgaatttggtcatatgacaagattaagaaaTTTAACCTGCTGACTGTGATTTCATATCTTGTCGAGATATGGGATAATAGAAGGATTGTATTACATGGTATCGTAATAAAATGTTCACAATACTcgtttcacaataaattggataatcatgacatattgttaaatatcattcatgatttacgaaaattaatagttaattattttcgttgctaatttaattgtgaatcatagaaaatttcacttaataaaaaatcactttcaaatgggtttaattatgatatatttattatgataaatatatcataaataGCACTATAAACTTTATTATGATAAAAGTTTATAGTGCTATTtaatatatcataaatatatttattatgataaatatatttattatgataaaaatcactttcaaatggataaattagtaattttaaaaatattaattatgatatatttatttattaaataaataattatattataaatataattatttaattattaataattgaatttaaCGTTTTGCTAACACATTAAATTTTGCCTAATAACACTAATTAAAATGGGTTTTAAAGCCTATTAGTTGGATTAAGGATTCTTAATGGTACCATATAAATAGAACTATAAACTTTTTCTCTCAAGACTCTTGAAACACTTAAAACTCTTCGAGAGTTAAGAAAATTGTGTGAATTCATTTGAGTTAGAAATTTGtacttcttcttttcttgagATGTTTGGATTTAAGTAGTTTTGGGTGAATTAACTCGACATCCTATATTTAAAGGATTATATGACAATAATTCTAACGATAAAATTAGATTTCGTCGAAAGATAATATTTGGtctaacatttaattttataaattataatttttaaaaaatatgatatatataaaaaaattaattttattccacTGCATGATGAAATCTATATGATCTAACATATCTTACAAAAATGCCCTACCATACACGACACAACACatttacaaaaaattcatttattatttataaattaaaattcattagtCCTTCAAAGTTCATAATTTGAGTCACTTAAtctcttataaatttttttttgactgaCAACTGTCTTTGACTTTAATTTTTGCCAAAAAACACTagatttatatacaaaataaaattattataatatcctaattaattttaaataattttattattataaattaattaaaaataaaaatatcaatatttttttgcaaataattaaaaaataaaaaataccatacttttatttgataataaatttacggggaaaaaagtaaaaaaaaaaaatattcactaACCTTAATCAATATCTAAatccaaacaaaattatattttattttaaataaatcttataCCTATATCTGTTTTGGTTTTAAATGAAATAGTTAAAACCCATTAAGCATTATATACttgttttaacaaattttaaataaattttatacatatatcttaatttttatatattttttttaatttttaaaacccaTTTGAGGACCATGTGCTATCCCTACTAgttatattttgataatcaaatattagaccatataaataaaaaaacaaatcttaaacccaaaaccctttgaattttaatttaatctctatatatgacaacatataattaaatatatttcccGTGAATAGCAATGGACATTGAAGCAAGCAAACTACTACAACGTTGTTGAAAACTTTAGCATACCATCATTAAGGtgctataaattaaaaaataaataaattgaggaATGGGGAGAGAGTGGAACAAATAGTACAACAGACTCCGCAGGAGAAGTGAAACAGAGGAAGGAAACAAATTCCTTGAATAGCACAAACACGAAGGCGGGCTTTTTAGCTTGTATAAATGACCCCCATTGCGGTTAAGGACAAATCTATCTTGGGAGCCCCCTAACATCAACATCCTCATATAATAATCCCTAACACATTACGAGAGAATTTCCTGAGAGACTACGGGAACAGCACAGGAAAGACAAATAATGTAGTGTATACGAGTATTAACCAACCATATGGTCACCAATTCATATATGTAGTAGTCGTCTGAAAGATATTGAAGCCATTACAAGAGATTCTCTTCCATGTTTGCCAGACAGTTGAATTGTTTGCCTTAGCCGGATGCAACTGGTTTGGAAATGGCCTGCTTTATGGCTTCGGCATATGTCTTGTGTTGATAGGTAAGGGTTGATTCAAGCAAGTCCCACAGCGACGTCTTAGGATTCCAACCTGGTTAAAGTCGGTCATTCTGTCAGAATGTTCGAAACCCTGAATAACCAAAAATTTGCTTTAACAAATGAAAGAAAGGAAATACCGAGTTGTTTATTGATTATGGTCATGTCTGGAATCCTCTTGTCACtgtcatcatacccttcaccataGAATTCTTTGGAACTTACATCAATGGTCGGCACGTCCAGAGCAGGTTCTCCGCTCACCTTCGAATAAACCTGTTGAATGAAAGAATAACATAAAAGGCAACACAAGACAAATAATTGGCATCACTAAAATAAAGGGTTCGCTCAGCACCTCAGTCATCATTTCAGCAAGTTGCCTAACTGTAACTTCATTGTTAGGGTTGCCCACATTGAAGATCTGACCATTAGCCCTGCCTGGGTTTTCCTAAGGAAAAGAAACACACCACTAAACGGTCGGTTCTGAAGCTAacatgaaataaatataaaggGGGAGGCATTATACGCACAATCATCAGAAGAACAGCTTCAATGGCATCCTTGATATAAATGAAAGTTCTTTGTGATTGGCCACCGTCCACAAGCTTGAGAGGTTCATGTCTTAGGAGATTCTGTACTAGAAACGAGCAAGAGTTTAATAAATGGTTAAACAAAGATGTATACTTAAAATACGAGAGGAAATTGAACTAACATTACTAAAGCATGCCAGAACCCTAGGAACACCCTCACTGGGACCATCAATGCCCGGTATGAAGTCCATCCTCGGGCCAATCCAGTTGAAAGGTCTCACGATGGTGAATTCAAGACCATTCTCAGCACCCTCAGCTGTAACCAATAAGAGGAATAAAAAAGAACataagataaagaaaaaagCCTTCTGACCAGCCAGAGTGCCAGACAAGTTCACTCACCGTAGATGAGCCTCTCAATCAATTGCTTTGCACATGCGTATGACCACCTCTGCTTCTCAATAGGGCCAAAAATGCATGGAGAGTCATCTTCTTTGAGAACAAAATAAGCAGGATCCTAATTCAAGCATaaacacaaaaaattcaaaacatcaGAAAACAAATTGATTATATCAAGACATTGTCTAATAAATCTAACTACAGGACTATCAATCTCAAAGAGCACTCTACataaactaacacaaatatTCACCCCCTTAAGTAAATTGACTATCATATGGGCAATAAATTATCTGAACATGAAGAAAAGAAACTGGGAACCACCATCTTTTTAGTAGATAAAACAATCATGAACTAGTAGATGTTTCAATCCATAACTTGAACACTTCACTAAAAGCGTGATCAAACTTCTTGCTTGATAACTTGGaattcaaacaaaacaaaatagcTCAAACCATCAAATCAGACAGATATCTGTATACATATATCTACTACGTAAACAGATGGGAAAATGTTGCATCACTCCTTACTTGATACTGGTGTGACAAggtttcataattttcattaacAACGAGAGAACAGCAATGCTTGCTTCCAACAATGTGGCTCTTTCAGTTAAGTTGATATATGAAgaatataaaaagaaagaaaagaaaacagtaAATCCAGTTGCACCTTCTGACTTGTGGAATGGAAAGACTAGTGGAGATCCTACCAAAGAGAAAAACTTgagataaaaaatgatattaagaAGCATACAAGAGGACAACAAGAAGATTTAGTAGAAATCACCAAGTACGCAAGCATTCcttcaaatttattttgtttgtaaaCAGCATTAGAAGTGGATAAAAAAGATTCTCTAGCTCCAAATCAAACAGTTGGAATTCATCCAAACTATCAAAATCTATGTTTATAAACGGAATTAGACACAaactacaaaaattaaacaagatGTCACTGCGATATATGATGGCAAACAATAAATGTACAGATCTGATTTCCATCAAAACAATGAAGTCAGAGAATCAAAAAAGAGCCGAAAAGGAACGGTTACCTGTCGCAGGGGATGATCCTTGGGAAGAAAGCTTCCAATTGTTTTGCCATAGACTTCACAAGTAGAGAAGTGAATGAGACGCTTGCCATTTTCTGAGCAGTACTTAACCTAAAATGAAAAACATCCACATCAACTTTATCCACTCCGAGCAACTAAAACCAAATCCTAGCTAACATACGCAACAGAAACGTCAAGAATGCCAATATCATTCAGATTCAACGTCAACAAGAAAAGTCCGAAATTGCGTACCACGGGGAGAGCATCAATGAAATTACTGTAAATTGTGTCAAGAGGGCGCGTATTATAATCCGCCGGAGTACAGATCGCCGCAAGATTTATAGTCTACCATCACAAAAGAACCACCAATTAGCCCAAATCCACCAACATGATGTATAATCGAAAAGaaacacataaatatacatatatgtggcTAAGAGGAGAGTTAGATCAATCAAGAAACATATAATTTTAAGGGAAAACGTATGGCATCATCTAAATTGGAAGCGCAGGCAGCAATGAGAGAAATGgccgcgagagagagagagagagagagaggaaacgTAACGCGCATTTAGTGACAAGTAATCAAGACCGTTGAGTACAGATACTACTTGCAAGGCAGCCAAAATTCACAACAGTACTTGAAAGAAACATAACCACACGAACTAAGAGCAGAAGCCGAGGAATCGCAGAGACAGAGAGAGTACCAGATCTGCCATCTTGATGAGTCCTTCGAGCCTGGAGTCGTTCTTGATGTTGATGCGGTGGAACTGGATGCGACCGGCCCAGGGTAGCGAGTCCGGCTCGAGGAGGTGCTTGATCTTGTCACTGTAGACGTCCACAGCCAGCACTTTGTGCGGTGTCTCCGACATCAGCTTCTCGCAGAGGTGCGAGCCTATGAACCCTCCCGCGCCGATCATGCATATTGTCATCGGCTTTATGAGGTTCCCGTCCAGATCTACTCTCGCCGCCGACGCCATTTCCCCCTCTAAAAGTTGCTTCTCTGtgttctgctctctctctctctcgggatTCTAGAGATTTCGTGAGAAAGAGGGTATATTATTGGGGATgatgagagaggagagagaaagatctTGGTGTCCCCTATTTAAAGCAGGAAAAAGGAGGGAGGAGAGTTAATCGGACGCTGTCATTTCCAGGATCCGAGTGagttttaacttttaacttttatatatatttatgtgtaagCCTAATTAAGTAATTATCGGCTTTACGAGTAGCGCActttgtttttatataaaatatttatattttattttaatatttaaataatttaattaattaatttaagttatgatatatttataattaatcaatcgaattaataaaaactaaatgtACTTGATACAAATGTTAGCATTACCCGTGAAAGAATAGTTATAATGCAgttattacattttatttttaattttaaataattaaagataaatatattattttttaaagtatttaattaattaacgtATCTTATAAAGCATTAGCcattaaattatgtataaattgtcaaataaatcactattctttaattttataatactttttgtattaaattatgGATAAATTGTCAAATAATACCTTTCCTCGCTGTTTTACAGTCACTCTGATTGGTACACGTGGAAATATCAGCTGAGAATGTACTGCTAGCGATGGCACCTGATTATTCCTCGTAGACTTGACGGGCATAAATAGAACCAACCAGCTGGCTGTCTCTGTCTCCCCCTTCTGGCCAACGTCGCTTACCttatttattagttaatatATTTCTAAAATGATGATAAAGAAgcttttatataaataaataaaattatgtcattGTTATATAACATAAATGGGAAAAATATCATTACTTGGCCTTGTCTGTTACTCAACTCTGTCGAGCACGTGAAAATTATGAACTCCAATGTGAGGGCTAAAATGGATGACCGCTGTCTTGTCCGTTGCTTCAGAGCATTCGCATATTATTTCGATGGGACAGCTAATTAATCTAAATTATATTTCCTTTTTCCACAAATATCTACGAATGTTTCGTAACCCCAAGGACTTAAGGTGCGTTATAAATCGGGAAAAgccgaaataataaaaaatttatccttattattattataaaattgtgGACAGCACGTGGCCTTGCTCGTCGTCCGTCCGTGAATATATACTACCGATGATAGCGAGCCCAGTAGAACCCGCGATAAATTGGCACCGACACATGGTGGTACACCACACGCTAAGTGTAGGTGTGTCTAGGATTCGCATGGTCTATTGATTGTATGAGACTGTTAATGGTGTTATGTTAaatttaatcaataaaattaagtaaCGAATATATACccaccaaatatatatatctaaggtgaaaaataaaaaaaattaatattacctgATTTCGGCAGCAGCTTTTGAAATTTACGGACTTAGTGCTTACTTTAAcggggaaaaaaaaatgttgagagATCCA
This genomic stretch from Diospyros lotus cultivar Yz01 chromosome 1, ASM1463336v1, whole genome shotgun sequence harbors:
- the LOC127791482 gene encoding UDP-D-apiose/UDP-D-xylose synthase 2 gives rise to the protein MASAARVDLDGNLIKPMTICMIGAGGFIGSHLCEKLMSETPHKVLAVDVYSDKIKHLLEPDSLPWAGRIQFHRINIKNDSRLEGLIKMADLTINLAAICTPADYNTRPLDTIYSNFIDALPVVKYCSENGKRLIHFSTCEVYGKTIGSFLPKDHPLRQDPAYFVLKEDDSPCIFGPIEKQRWSYACAKQLIERLIYAEGAENGLEFTIVRPFNWIGPRMDFIPGIDGPSEGVPRVLACFSNNLLRHEPLKLVDGGQSQRTFIYIKDAIEAVLLMIENPGRANGQIFNVGNPNNEVTVRQLAEMMTEVYSKVSGEPALDVPTIDVSSKEFYGEGYDDSDKRIPDMTIINKQLGWNPKTSLWDLLESTLTYQHKTYAEAIKQAISKPVASG